The following are from one region of the Advenella mimigardefordensis DPN7 genome:
- a CDS encoding TonB-dependent hemoglobin/transferrin/lactoferrin family receptor: MIKAASLPSYRLTVLASLLCTGAVYAQAATESGSTVAPSTAAVAKLSAVHAQAEAAAPSWETRTSASEITDKQVQNWSDLGRLVPGLDFNRSNSSVNMRGLDGNRVRILEDGIPLPWLQDGSRDVKGGLETINFNTLSSVDVARGAGAGNTSGLTGTVMLRGLRPDDLLADGKDIGFLIKGTHDGLDNSIGGDTAFAARLGASTKMLIQYGIHTGSEVKNGGDIGGYGATRTKMNPADYTRKNVGLRLEHELAPGHTLGLGASTFRLDRDIDLMHDQNTSAFAIGNNKMTERISRDRIWADYNYKSTQAYSALDQAGVQLYWSKTRLEENQHAFRNKDGRAFAIPGDPYKYGYPSGLYERSNSIEQKGWGLNLNAGGYWGNAALRGHWTVAGTFADDTYEQYSAGVDNCPDIPAGLPARMGPRTCDFLHSNQSDTPKVKSRDWSLFASHAFIWNDGRFELTPALRYDAWSRKPQTGGGFASNQNGYESELRNRSGNQASPSLEFAWNASDIYRFTARYGYGYRAPTAPELFLQYGSPANYMRKGDPNLKAERSRGWELGLQARGQVVGGSLNIFETRYKDFIDENVPVGPDSPFYALREQGLYPMGVTTYANRDRVRIYGAEAMGYWNINDNLYTRATAAWTVGKDLETGQHLNSVAPLKGTLALGYRTPQWGAETVWTLAAKRDKVQYPDPTADAPNADFKAPGYGTLDVHGWWAPASLKGVKFQLSVVNLFDKKYWNALNVPTAGASAIARPVDYYSEAGRYLRVSVIYQY; the protein is encoded by the coding sequence TCCACGCGCAGGCAGAAGCAGCAGCGCCAAGTTGGGAAACGCGCACCAGCGCGTCTGAAATCACAGACAAACAGGTGCAGAACTGGTCTGATCTGGGCCGGCTCGTTCCCGGGCTGGATTTCAACCGCAGCAATAGCAGTGTCAATATGCGAGGCCTGGATGGCAATCGGGTCCGGATTCTGGAAGACGGTATTCCTCTACCATGGTTGCAGGATGGCAGCCGTGATGTCAAAGGGGGGCTGGAAACCATCAATTTCAATACGCTTTCCTCCGTTGATGTGGCGCGGGGCGCCGGTGCCGGCAATACCTCCGGCCTGACCGGCACGGTGATGCTGCGCGGCCTGCGGCCGGATGATCTGCTGGCTGACGGCAAGGATATCGGTTTTCTGATCAAAGGCACACATGATGGCCTGGATAACAGCATTGGTGGCGATACGGCCTTCGCAGCCCGCCTGGGCGCTTCCACCAAAATGCTGATTCAATACGGCATCCATACCGGCAGCGAAGTCAAAAATGGTGGCGATATCGGTGGTTACGGTGCTACGCGCACCAAGATGAATCCAGCCGATTACACCCGCAAGAACGTAGGGCTGCGGCTTGAGCATGAGTTGGCGCCGGGCCATACGCTTGGTCTGGGGGCGAGCACCTTCCGGCTGGACCGCGATATCGATCTGATGCATGACCAGAATACCAGTGCCTTTGCAATTGGCAATAATAAAATGACAGAGAGAATCAGCCGCGATCGTATCTGGGCAGACTATAACTACAAGTCAACGCAGGCTTACTCTGCGCTGGATCAGGCAGGCGTTCAGCTTTACTGGAGCAAGACCCGCCTGGAAGAAAATCAGCATGCTTTCCGCAATAAAGACGGGCGTGCGTTTGCCATACCGGGTGATCCCTATAAGTACGGCTATCCCAGCGGCTTGTATGAACGAAGTAACAGCATTGAACAAAAGGGCTGGGGCCTCAATCTGAATGCGGGCGGATATTGGGGAAACGCTGCGTTGCGTGGTCACTGGACCGTGGCCGGGACATTCGCTGACGATACCTATGAGCAGTACTCGGCCGGGGTCGATAATTGCCCTGATATTCCAGCCGGCCTGCCCGCGCGCATGGGACCACGCACTTGCGATTTCCTGCATTCCAACCAGAGTGACACACCTAAAGTCAAAAGCCGCGACTGGTCGCTGTTTGCCAGTCATGCGTTTATATGGAACGATGGCCGGTTCGAACTGACCCCGGCATTGCGCTACGATGCATGGTCTCGCAAGCCGCAGACCGGTGGCGGATTTGCATCCAACCAGAATGGTTATGAAAGTGAGCTGCGCAATCGCAGTGGCAACCAGGCCTCGCCATCGCTGGAGTTCGCCTGGAATGCGTCCGACATCTATCGTTTCACTGCCCGCTATGGCTATGGCTACCGCGCGCCAACTGCGCCGGAGCTGTTTTTGCAGTATGGCTCTCCGGCCAACTATATGCGTAAGGGTGATCCGAACCTGAAAGCCGAACGCAGCCGCGGCTGGGAACTGGGCCTTCAGGCCAGAGGGCAGGTTGTTGGCGGTTCCCTGAATATCTTTGAAACACGCTACAAGGATTTTATCGACGAGAATGTTCCGGTTGGTCCCGATTCTCCTTTCTATGCATTGCGTGAACAAGGGCTGTACCCAATGGGCGTCACGACCTATGCCAATCGTGATCGTGTCCGCATTTATGGCGCCGAAGCCATGGGTTACTGGAACATCAATGACAATCTTTATACCCGCGCGACCGCCGCCTGGACGGTAGGCAAGGACCTTGAAACAGGTCAGCATCTGAACTCGGTTGCACCGCTTAAAGGCACGCTGGCACTGGGCTACAGAACGCCGCAGTGGGGCGCAGAGACCGTATGGACACTGGCGGCCAAACGCGATAAAGTGCAGTATCCGGATCCCACTGCAGATGCGCCCAATGCTGATTTCAAGGCACCAGGTTATGGTACGCTTGATGTACATGGCTGGTGGGCGCCTGCCAGCCTGAAGGGTGTCAAATTTCAGCTGAGCGTGGTCAATCTGTTTGATAAAAAATACTGGAATGCACTGAACGTGCCTACTGCGGGGGCGTCTGCCATCGCTCGTCCGGTAGACTATTATTCCGAAGCTGGCCGCTATCTGCGGGTGTCCGTCATCTACCAATATTGA